The Salvelinus sp. IW2-2015 unplaced genomic scaffold, ASM291031v2 Un_scaffold3339, whole genome shotgun sequence genome includes a region encoding these proteins:
- the LOC112075689 gene encoding cytochrome b5 reductase 4-like produces MLNVPSQSFPAASSQQRVAPAGQSGRNKVALKPGHSLMDWIRVAKSGRDLTGLRGRLIDVTEEELQKHSTRDDCWTCIRGMVYNVSPYMDFHPGGEEELMKAAGIDGTDLFDQVHRWVNYESMLKECXVGRMAVKASTALKAQSVIKDSITHLNGLAPPPPPTSMLPPAFLTPPSPSSSLQPSAAXPPTQPKDARPRYDWFQTDVTVDIVVYTKRKLPSSGCTIVDLQDGVLRVEVLLGKMSYMLRQRLAQEVDGSVAVHTACAVGKIQVSMRKAAKGKWEELGEPLEFHDSLFRKKDRAIFYRECMLVSKTEVTHDTWVFRLQLPLGTLMLR; encoded by the exons ATGCTGAACGTCCCATCCCAGTCGTTCCCTGCAGCCAGCTCTCAGCAGCGTGTTGCTCCAGCCGGTCAGTCCGGCAGGAACAAG GTAGCATTGAAGCCTGGCCACAGTCTGATGGACTGGATCCGTGTGGCTAAGAGTGGCCGGGACCTGACAGGGCTGAGAGGTAGACTCATAGACGTCACAGAGGAGGAGCTGCAAAAACACAGCACACGGGACGACTGTTGGACCTGCATACGAG GCATGGTTTATAATGTGAGCCCCTACATGGATTTCCaccctggaggagaagaggaactgATGAAGGCAGCTGGGATAGACGGAACAGACCTTTTTGACCAG GTCCACCGGTGGGTGAACTATGAGTCCATGTTAAAGGAGTGTMTGGTAGGGAGGATGGCTGTGAAGGCCAGCACTGCTCTCAAAG CTCAGTCTGTGATAAAGGACAGCATCACTCATTTAAATG gtctAGCCCCCCCTCCTCCGCCCACCTCCATGCTCCCTCCTGctttcctcacccctccctcaccctcctcatcACTGCAACCCTCAGCCGCCCYGCCACCAACCCAACCCAAAGACGCYCGGCCCAG gtATGACTGGTTTCAAACTGATGTCACAGTCGATATTGTGGTTTACACTAAACGGAAG CTCCCCAGCTCTGGCTGTACCATAGTTGACCTGCAAGATGGTGTTCTACGGGTGGAAGTTCTTCTGGGGAAAATGTCCTACATGCTGCGTCAAC GTCTAGCCCAAGAAGTAGATGGAAGCGTTGCTG TCCACACAGCGTGTGCTGTGGGGAAGATTCAAGTCAGCATGCGTAAAGCGGCCAAAGGAAAGTGGGAGGAGCTTGGTGAACCACTGGAATTCCATGATTCTCTTTTCAGGAAGAAAGATCGAG cgatCTTCTACAGAGAGTGTATGTTAGTTTCTAAGACGGAGGTCACACACGACACCTGGGTGTTCCGGTTACAACTCCCTCTAGGGACGCTCATGCTACGTTAG